GACAAGGACGTGATGTTGACAATCCTGCCAAAGCCCCGGTTTTTCATTCCGGGTGTGACCGCCTGGATCAGTTCGATCGGGGTCACGAAGTTCTGGATGGCACCTTCCAGCAAGGCAGAGCGGTTGAGTTCTGAATAATCCTTGCGAGGCGGGCCGCCATTGTTGTTGACCAGTATGTCAGGCTCTGGGCAGGCCGTGAGAAGCGCCGCTTGTCCTTCCGGTGTGGAAACGTCGGCAGCGACAACACTGACTTTCACCTGAAAAGTGTCCGTCAGATACGCACGTGTTGCTTCCAGAGCGTCTTTGTCGCGTCCGTTGATCACCAGATCACATCCGGCCTCTGCAAGCGCCTCTGCGCACCCTCTGCCAAGCCCGCGGCTTGATGCGCACACGATCGCCGACTTGCCGCGCAATCCCAAATCCATGATTGATCTCCCAAATTAAGAGGATGTGGTTCGCCGGACCTTATGGAAGGAACGCTGCCGCCGCCATCCCTTTCCTGTCGGCCCCTTTGAACCACGGGGTCTGGACGAGGTTCCGCTGATGGCGGTTGGTGGCGCGGCTAAGCGATTTTTTTTCTACTGAACTGCTGAAAACGCGACGTCATCACACCCCAAATACCATCTGTCATAATAGTGAAACTTGAATCGCGTCTATAGCGTTCCATTGGAGCTAGGAGACGTGCAATGTCCACTTCAGAGACATCGCGGCATTACAGGGCCTTGTTTATTTCAGATGTCCACTTGGGCACGCGCGGCTGCCAGGCAGATCTTCTGCTTGACTTCCTGAAGGACAATGACGCCGAGACAATTTACCTTGTCGGCGATATCGCGGATGGTTGGCGATTGAAGCGATCGTGGTATTGGCCACAGCTTCACAACGATGTGGTTCAGAAGATCCTCCGCAAGGGCCGCAAGGGATCGCGTATCGTTTATATCCCTGGCAATCACGATGAGTTCCTCCGAAGCTTTTTGGGTACCCATTTCGGTGGCGTCGAGGTGACCGATAGTATTGTGCACGAGACTGCTGACAATAGGCGGTATCTGGTGATCCATGGTGATCAGTTCGATGTCGTCATTCGGCATGCCAAGTGGCTCGCGTTCTTTGGCGACAAAGCCTACGTCACTGCGCTTGGTGTCAATACGGTATTGAATGCTGTGCGCCGCCGGCTTGGCCTCACGTACTGGTCTTTGTCGGCCTGGGCGAAACTGAAGGTCAAGAATGCTGTCAGCTTCATCGGACGGTTCGAGGAAGCGCTTTCCGACGAGGCACGCCGGCAGGGTGTGGATGGCGTCATCTGCGGTCACATCCACCATGCGGCCAGCCGGGACGTCAACGGCATCCACTACATTAACACGGGTGATTGGGTCGAGAGCTGCACAGCGGTTGCCGAACATCATGATGGAACCTTTGAGGTGATCAGATGGGTAGAACAGGCCCAAACCGGAGCCCAGACCGAGAAGCCGCAGGAAGCTCCGGTCGCCGCATGAGTTCCATTCTTGTTGTCACGGATGCCTGGCATCCGCAGATCAATGGCGTCGTTCGCTCGCTTGAACGCACAGCTGATGAACTCCGCGCCATGGGCGTTCGCATGGAGTTCCTGACCCCGCAGGCTTTCAAGACACTTCCGTGCCCGACATATCCTGAAATCCGTCTGTCTTTGACCCACAAGGGCAGCGTGCGGCGGATGATGGATGAATTCGACTGCGAACACCTGCACATTGCGACCGAAGGCCCACTTGGCTTGCTTGCGGCCGGGATCGCCAAAAAGCGCGGACAGCCGTTCACCACCAGTTATCACACACGGTTTCCGGAGTATGTTTCTGCCCGGATGCCGGTGCCGCTTTCCTGGTCTTATGCATGGATGCGCCGCTTCCACAACGCCGGTAACGGCTGCATGGTGGCAACGACTTCGCTGGAGAACGACCTGAGAGATCGCGGCTTCCGGAACTTGATGCGCTGGTCGCGCGGGGTCGACGAAAACCTCTTCAGGCCATATGAGGGCTCTGTCCTACCGCAGGATTTGCCTGGGCCGGTCTTCATGTATGTGGGCCGCGTTGCGATTGAGAAGAACATCAAGGCGTTTTTGGATCTGAAACTGTCCGGCTCCAAGGTCGTTGTTGGCGATGGGCCTCAGCTGGATACCCTGCAAAGGGAATTCACCGACACACTCTTCACGGGTGCGAAAACCGGCGAAGATTTGGCGCGCCATTACGCCAGCGCGGATGTTTTCGTCTTCCCGTCGCTCACCGACACGTTCGGCAATGTCATGCTGGAAGCGCTTGCGTGCGGGGTGCCGGTTGCCGCCTATCCGGTCATGGGGCCGCTGGATGTCATCGGCGATACCGGCGCCGGTGTTTTGTCCGAAAACCTCGCAGAGGCATGTGAAGCCGCTCTCGATATTCCGCGTGACCACTGCCGGAACATTGCGCTCAATTACACTTGGGCAGCCAGCAGCCGTCAGTTCCTGGACAATTGTATCACCGCCGTTGGCGGGGTGGCGCAGGCCAACGCGGTAGAGTGATCTGAAAGTCTCAGCAGCTTTAAAGTATTGGCGCTGCGGGATTTTGTAACCCTCACAATGTTGCAGTTGTCAGGCCAAGGGGTAGCCGGTACTCCTGTCCACCTCAGATCCTGAACGAGGTGGCCACCATGACCGGCGCGACAGCAGAACGACCTTCCCCCACCAGCACAGCCGTCACTTACGGCGATGTATTGGAGGCCGCTGATGCCCTTGAAGGCGTTGCTGTCAAAACCCCGCTCTTGACCAACCCCGCTCTGGATGAGCGTGTTGGCGGGCATGTGTTGATCAAGCCGGAATGCCTGCAACGCAGCGGCTCTTTCAAGTTTCGCGGAGCTTACAATTGCTTGCGGCAATTGGAGCCGGACGTCCGGGCCAGGGGGGTCGTCGCTTGCTCGTCGGGTAATCACGCACAAGGCATCGCGTCCAGCGCCAAGATCTTCGGCATGCCGGCAACGATCGTCATGCCTGCCGATGCCCCTCAGGTGAAGCTGGAACGCACTCGCGGATACGGTGCGACGGTCATTACTTACGACCGGGCCACCGAAGACCGCGACAAGATCGCTTCCGAAATCTGCGCTGAAACCGGTGCGACGTTCGTGCATCCGTACAACGATCCTGCCGTCATTGCCGGGCAGGGGACCGTTGGCCTGGAAATGGCAGCGCAAGCAAAACACCTTGGTGTGCGGTTGGATGATGTCCTGGCCTGCACAGGTGGTGGAGGCCTTTCCAGCGGGATTGCGCTTGCGCTTGCAAACACTTCCGCGGAAACGGTCTTCCATACGGTCGAACCGCAATTCTTCGACGACTATAAACGGTCCTTGGAGGCTGGGGAGCTGTTGTCCAATCCCGCCAAGTCCGGTTCGATCTGTGATGCGCTTCTTTCTGAAAGTCCCGGGGAGATCGGATTTTCGATCCTGCGTCAATTTGCGGGGGAAGGATTTACGGTTACCGACGAGCAGGTCCTGGACGCGGTGGCGTTTGCGTTTTCCGAGCTCAAACTTGTTGTCGAACCCGGCGGTGCCGCTGCGTTGGCCGCTCTGCTGTCCGGGAAACTTGACCTAAGGGAACGGACCGTTGGTGTCGTACTGACAGGCGGGAATATCGACCCTAAGATGTTGTTTAAGGCTGTTTCGCGTTAACGCGCTGTTAGGGGCTGACCCATTAGGCGGATTGTATCTATCCTGTTTTCTTTCGGTGGATTCGCGAAGGAACGGATGGTGCGGAAATATCCGTGGTGTCTGCTGAATTGCGAAGCAAAACCAGGAGGTTACGTAACGTAGGGATATGCTCTCTGCTGATGCCGCCGCCCTGTCTTCCTTGGCATTGAATACCTGGTGTTCCGTTGAAACCCGCCTCAAGAAGGGGCGCGTTACGTTGATTGGCGGGACGGTGTTGGCCTGAGGGGGACCAGCACTGGCTTGCAGGGTTTATGGAGCCAATATGCAGAACCAAACGCTAAAGGGCAGGCTGGCGTTTTTCCGTTTCACCGAGGAAGATCGCACATTGGCGCGATCGATCTGGCCGACACTTTCCTCTCATTTGCCGAGGATCATGGATGGATTTTACGACCATGTAAAAACAGTCCCGCATCTGGCGACAATGATCGGAGACCAGGAAGCTCGCCTGATCTCGGCACAACTTGCTCATTGGGAGCGCATGTTCAACGAAGGACCGACCGAGGCCTACCTTGAGCGCTCCATTCGGATCGGATTGGCGCATGTGCGCATCGGTCTTGATCCAAGCTGGTACATCGGCGGCTACTCATTCGCCTTAACCCAGATCTCCGACGTGCTGCTGACCAAGCGGATGATGACCGCGGCCAAGCGCTCAAAAGTCATGGCGGTAATCACCAAACTGGTCATGCTGGACATGGACATCGCCATTTCGACCTACCACGAAAAAATGGTGGCGGATGCCGTCGCGCGCGAAGACGGGCTGAAGTCGGCGATTGCCACGTTCGAAACTTCACTCAGCGGCGTGGTTGGCGAGTTGAGCTCTACGTCTGACGAGTTGGAAAACTCTTCCCGCGACCTCAGCCGGGAGACCGGGTCGATCGCAACCCGTATGCAGACCATGGACGCCTCCTCCGCGGAGACCGCGAGCGGTGTGCAGTCCAGCGCGACGGCAACGGAAGAAATGAGCGCTTCGATTGTTGAAATCGGGCGTCAGGCCGGACACTCACGTGAAAAGGCCCAGCAAGCTGTCCAAGGCGCCCAGAACACCAATGAAACGGTCACCAAGCTGGCCGGTTTTGCGGATCAGGTGGGGTCTGTCATCGGCTTGATTTCTGACATTGCTGAACAGACCAACCTGTTGGCGCTGAACGCAACCATTGAAGCGGCCCGGGCCGGTGAAATGGGCAAGGGCTTCGCCGTCGTTGCGGCCGAGGTCAAGGAGCTGGCAAGTCAGACCACGAAGGCGACTGAAGAGATCACCGAACAGATTGCTGCGATCCAGCAGGCAACCCGGCAGTCTGTCCAGGATATTGATGGGATCACCACGATCATCAGCGAATTGTCAGAGATCGCCAACAGCATTGCTGCTGCTGTGGAGCAGCAGTCGTCTGCAACGGCGGAGATTTCTTCTGCGGTTCAGATCGCGGCGGTCGGCACACAGAGCTTTACTGATGAGATCGCCGCTGTGCGCGGGTCGATCGATTCAGTCGATGGCACGGTTGAGACGATCCATGAAACATCATTGACCTTGAAGAACAGGGCTGCACGTCTGAGCGAAGAAGCGAACCAGTTCTTTGACAAGATCACAGCCGGATAACTTTGAACAAAGAGGGGAGGCATCGTTGGCAGATCTCCGGGTCTGCCGACGATGCCTTTAAAACTCTACGACAAATGCCGCGCAAGGAAACGAGCGCGGCTTTTGCTTAGGTGAGGCAAAGAAAAAGGGCGCCTGGAATGGGCGCCCTTGTCTCCTGACGGGGTGAAGATCGATCAGTTGAACAGAGCCTGTCGTTCGGCCTCGGTCAGCTCCGTCAGCGGGTCAGCTCCATCGTCGGCATCTGCTTCCTGCTCGACCAAAGCCCAGTCGGCATCAGCTTCTGCCTCTGCTGTTTCCACTGCCGGTTCTCTGTCGTTGGCAGCTTCCGGCTCGCTGACTTCCGCATCGAACAGTTTGTCGATCGCGGCTTCATCCAGGACTTCATCGGCGTGGGCAGCTTCAAATTCATCGGCGACCGGATCAGTCACGTCTGCTGTGTCTTCAGCTTCCGTTTCCTCGGCTGCAGGCGCGGATGCAAACATGTCATCAATCGCGGCCGCATCCATCGGTCCGCTGTCGCCGGCCATCAGGGCATCGATGTCCGCTTCACCCATTGGTGCTGAAGCCTCACTCGCAGATGGGTTGCCAGGCGCTGCGACTTCCTCCACAGCGGAGTCAAACACATCGCCGCTGACAGACATCAGTTCATCGACGCTGTTTTGAGAGACGCCGGCGCCGTCACGCTGCGGGCCGTTCAGCAAGTGGGCATCCGGGCGGCTGTCGACCGGACCAGCGGTGTCATCTGCTTCCAGATCTTCGATGCCCCAGATGTTGATCATCAGGTTGATCCGGCTTTCCAGATATCGAAGTACCTGGACCACCTTGTTGGTGCGCTGGCCGGTCAGATCTTGGAAGGAACAGGCCATGAAGATTTCTGTGGCCTTCGCATCAATATCGTCGCAGGTCGCATCGTCTGCGCCATTTTCGCGAAGAACCCAGGCTTTTTCCTGGATCTGCTCGGCAGCTTCCAGAATCGACTGGGTGGCGCCTTCGGTCTGCGTCACAATCGCATCAAGCTCATGAGAGGCGTCGACAAAGCGATTGCTTTCGTCACCGTCGTCCTTGATGTTGGCGATCTCTGCTTTGGTGCGCTCAATTGCCTCGTGCATGTCGGCAATATCCAGGCGGATCTTGTCGAGATCCGGCACTTTGCGCTGGCGGGTGACGACTTTCTCAAGACGTTGGATCGCGCCGAGGATCTCGGTCGTTTCCGGGGTCTTGTTCCGGTTCAAAAACTCTTTTAGAAACCGACGTCCTCGATCGGATTCCATCAAGGTCTGTTCAAGCGTCTGATATTCGGCTTCGCCTATCAGCTCCGGTTCTACCTGTTGTGTTTCCGCTTTCATCAGGGCGCGATTCTCAACTCTGCAAGGGCCGTTCGGTATCCAATCCGGACAATTCCAAAATCAGGGTAAACTGAAAATCGTTAATATTCTTTTGGGCCTCAAAATCCGGTTCGGTTTGCATGTTGAATTTGACGTCGGCCCTCAGTGCGCGTGTCTCTGCTTTGTTCGGGGTTCATTTTTTCGGCTATGGGCTGTTTCTCCCATTCTTTCCGGTCATTTTGGAGTTCGAGGGGTTTTCTGCGGCCGATATCGGATTTGTCTTGGGGGCCGGGACGGTTGCCCGGATTGCCGCAAGCCCGCTTTTGACGAACCTGGCGGACCGTACGGGTCAGCGCCGGTGGTCCATATTTGTTTATTCTCTGCTTGGAA
This window of the Roseibium alexandrii DFL-11 genome carries:
- a CDS encoding SDR family oxidoreductase, encoding MDLGLRGKSAIVCASSRGLGRGCAEALAEAGCDLVINGRDKDALEATRAYLTDTFQVKVSVVAADVSTPEGQAALLTACPEPDILVNNNGGPPRKDYSELNRSALLEGAIQNFVTPIELIQAVTPGMKNRGFGRIVNITSLSVKMPIEGLDLSSGARAGLTAFLAGVCRQLAPHGVTVNNLLPGKMDTDRLKGGFERSAQQSGQTVDAIRASQAAEIPARRFGTTEEFGQTCAFLCSRHAGYVTGQNILMDGGLYPAAF
- a CDS encoding UDP-2,3-diacylglucosamine diphosphatase, whose translation is MSTSETSRHYRALFISDVHLGTRGCQADLLLDFLKDNDAETIYLVGDIADGWRLKRSWYWPQLHNDVVQKILRKGRKGSRIVYIPGNHDEFLRSFLGTHFGGVEVTDSIVHETADNRRYLVIHGDQFDVVIRHAKWLAFFGDKAYVTALGVNTVLNAVRRRLGLTYWSLSAWAKLKVKNAVSFIGRFEEALSDEARRQGVDGVICGHIHHAASRDVNGIHYINTGDWVESCTAVAEHHDGTFEVIRWVEQAQTGAQTEKPQEAPVAA
- a CDS encoding glycosyltransferase family 4 protein; this encodes MSSILVVTDAWHPQINGVVRSLERTADELRAMGVRMEFLTPQAFKTLPCPTYPEIRLSLTHKGSVRRMMDEFDCEHLHIATEGPLGLLAAGIAKKRGQPFTTSYHTRFPEYVSARMPVPLSWSYAWMRRFHNAGNGCMVATTSLENDLRDRGFRNLMRWSRGVDENLFRPYEGSVLPQDLPGPVFMYVGRVAIEKNIKAFLDLKLSGSKVVVGDGPQLDTLQREFTDTLFTGAKTGEDLARHYASADVFVFPSLTDTFGNVMLEALACGVPVAAYPVMGPLDVIGDTGAGVLSENLAEACEAALDIPRDHCRNIALNYTWAASSRQFLDNCITAVGGVAQANAVE
- a CDS encoding threonine ammonia-lyase, which translates into the protein MTGATAERPSPTSTAVTYGDVLEAADALEGVAVKTPLLTNPALDERVGGHVLIKPECLQRSGSFKFRGAYNCLRQLEPDVRARGVVACSSGNHAQGIASSAKIFGMPATIVMPADAPQVKLERTRGYGATVITYDRATEDRDKIASEICAETGATFVHPYNDPAVIAGQGTVGLEMAAQAKHLGVRLDDVLACTGGGGLSSGIALALANTSAETVFHTVEPQFFDDYKRSLEAGELLSNPAKSGSICDALLSESPGEIGFSILRQFAGEGFTVTDEQVLDAVAFAFSELKLVVEPGGAAALAALLSGKLDLRERTVGVVLTGGNIDPKMLFKAVSR
- a CDS encoding globin-coupled sensor protein, with amino-acid sequence MQNQTLKGRLAFFRFTEEDRTLARSIWPTLSSHLPRIMDGFYDHVKTVPHLATMIGDQEARLISAQLAHWERMFNEGPTEAYLERSIRIGLAHVRIGLDPSWYIGGYSFALTQISDVLLTKRMMTAAKRSKVMAVITKLVMLDMDIAISTYHEKMVADAVAREDGLKSAIATFETSLSGVVGELSSTSDELENSSRDLSRETGSIATRMQTMDASSAETASGVQSSATATEEMSASIVEIGRQAGHSREKAQQAVQGAQNTNETVTKLAGFADQVGSVIGLISDIAEQTNLLALNATIEAARAGEMGKGFAVVAAEVKELASQTTKATEEITEQIAAIQQATRQSVQDIDGITTIISELSEIANSIAAAVEQQSSATAEISSAVQIAAVGTQSFTDEIAAVRGSIDSVDGTVETIHETSLTLKNRAARLSEEANQFFDKITAG
- a CDS encoding protein phosphatase CheZ: MKAETQQVEPELIGEAEYQTLEQTLMESDRGRRFLKEFLNRNKTPETTEILGAIQRLEKVVTRQRKVPDLDKIRLDIADMHEAIERTKAEIANIKDDGDESNRFVDASHELDAIVTQTEGATQSILEAAEQIQEKAWVLRENGADDATCDDIDAKATEIFMACSFQDLTGQRTNKVVQVLRYLESRINLMINIWGIEDLEADDTAGPVDSRPDAHLLNGPQRDGAGVSQNSVDELMSVSGDVFDSAVEEVAAPGNPSASEASAPMGEADIDALMAGDSGPMDAAAIDDMFASAPAAEETEAEDTADVTDPVADEFEAAHADEVLDEAAIDKLFDAEVSEPEAANDREPAVETAEAEADADWALVEQEADADDGADPLTELTEAERQALFN